The Toxotes jaculatrix isolate fToxJac2 chromosome 21, fToxJac2.pri, whole genome shotgun sequence genome includes a region encoding these proteins:
- the slc18a3b gene encoding probable vesicular acetylcholine transporter-B has protein sequence MDGEGGSSGLAKSAAVKLSEMGERTKQLGTAMRDPHQQRRIILVIVCVALLLDNMLYMVIVPIIPDYLADLESEQSEHVHVVMHPNTSANSTSQDKSNKDNLDIQIGVLFASKAILQLLVNPLSGTFIDRVGYDIPLLIGLTVMFVSTCIFAFGENYATLFVARSLQGLGSAFADTSGIAMIADKYTEEAERSRALGIALAFISFGSLVAPPFGGVLYEFAGKRVPFIVLACICLADGFLMLTVIKPFSNRTRENMPVGTPIYRLMIDPYIAVVAGALTVCNIPLAFLEPTIANWMETTMHSTQWEMGLTWLPAFFPHVLGVYITVKLAAQHPNLQWFYGALGMVIIGASSCTVPACKTFGQLIAPLCGICFGIALVDTALLPTLAFLVDVRHVSVYGSVYAIADISYSVAYAMGPIVAGQIVHNLGFVQLNLGMGLVNVLYAPALLLLRNVCRMKPSYSERDNLLEEAPQGLYDTIKMEERRAKKKGYSSAGNCLPVDENGFDPFGAQRSLSEESSGPEYT, from the coding sequence ATGGATGGAGAAGGGGGATCCTCCGGGCTGGCTAAATCGGCCGCCGTAAAACTGTCCGAGATGGGCGAAAGAACCAAGCAGTTAGGCACCGCGATGAGGGATCCTCACCAGCAAAGACGGATCATATTAGTGATAGTCTGCGTGGCTCTCCTGCTGGACAATATGCTCTACATGGTAATCGTGCCAATTATTCCAGACTATCTTGCTGATCTGGAGAGTGAGCAGTCAGAGCACGTCCACGTAGTGATGCACCCCAACACTTCAGCCAACAGCACAAGCCAAGACAAAAGCAACAAGGACAATTTAGATATCCAGATAGGAGTACTTTTTGCATCTAAAGCCATCCTGCAGCTGTTAGTTAACCCGCTGTCGGGAACTTTCATAGACCGGGTTGGATATGACATTCCACTGTTAATTGGACTGACTGTTATGTTCGTATCCACCTGTATATTTGCGTTTGGGGAGAACTATGCGACGCTCTTTGTGGCAAGAAGTTTGCAGGGTCTGGGGTCTGCTTTTGCGGACACCTCTGGAATCGCGATGATAGCTGACAAATACacggaggaggcagagagaagcagggCGCTCGGCATCGCTCTGGCGTTTATTTCTTTCGGGAGTCTGGTGGCGCCTCCCTTCGGGGGCGTCCTGTACGAGTTTGCGGGCAAGAGAGTGCCCTTCATCGTGCTCGCCTGTATCTGCCTGGCGGACGGCTTTCTGATGCTGACTGTGATCAAACCGTTCTCCAACAGGACTAGAGAGAACATGCCAGTCGGCACCCCCATATACAGACTCATGATCGACCCGTACATAGCTGTGGTAGCCGGGGCGCTGACAGTGTGCAACATCCCCCTGGCATTTCTAGAGCCCACCATAGCCAACTGGATGGAGACCACCATGCACTCCACTCAGTGGGAAATGGGACTCACATGGCTCCCAGCCTTCTTCCCTCACGTCCTAGGTGTGTACATTACAGTTAAATTGGCAGCACAGCATCCAAATTTGCAGTGGTTCTACGGAGCTTTAGGCATGGTTATCATAGGAGCGAGCTCCTGCACAGTCCCCGCATGCAAAACTTTTGGACAGCTCATCGCCCCGTTGTGCGGCATTTGTTTTGGCATTGCACTTGTAGACACTGCCCTGCTTCCCACACTTGCGTTTTTAGTTGACGTGCgtcatgtttctgtgtatggTAGTGTTTATGCTATAGCAGATATTTCCTATTCTGTCGCATATGCTATGGGTCCTATAGTCGCCGGGCAGATAGTGCACAATCTCGGGTTTGTACAACTTAATTTGGGTATGGGTCTCGTCAATGTGCTTTACGCAccagccctgctgctgctgcgcaACGTATGCCGAATGAAACCGTCCTACTCAGAGCGAGATAACCTGTTAGAAGAGGCTCCGCAGGGGCTGTACGATACTAtcaagatggaggagaggagagctaAAAAGAAGGGCTACAGTTCGGCAGGGAACTGCCTGCCAGTAGATGAAAATGGGTTTGACCCATTTGGAGCACAGCGGTCCTTGTCAGAAGAGTCGTCCGGTCCGGAGTACACTTAG